A region from the Halanaerobium saccharolyticum subsp. saccharolyticum DSM 6643 genome encodes:
- the ilvB gene encoding biosynthetic-type acetolactate synthase large subunit, translating to MKKLSGAEIFIESLKQEQVELVFGYPGGAVLPIFEEFRKSKIKFVMPYHEQVAVHAAGGYARSTGKAGVCLATSGPGGTNLVTGLATAHMDSIPIVAFTGQVPMSAIGTDAFQEADIRGITAPITKHNYLVKDVNDLAKTIKEAFYIAQTGRPGPVLIDMPKDILVQEAEFNYPDKVYLPGYNPTNKGHNLQIKKAADAINNAKTPIIYAGGGVINSGGSEELRELANKTGIPVATTMMGLGSFDSTSELSLGMLGLHGTTQANNAIHNADLIIAVGSRFDNRVTGKIDKFAPNAKIIHIDIDPAEIGKRLVIDIPIVGDVKNVLEVLNKKVAKNEHPEWMQKIDQWRDLNLKKEYTPKKNKLTHRQVIEEIYNVSPKNTIITAEVGQHQMWASHYYKYTEARSFISSGGLGTMGFGFPAAIGAQLGNPDKKVIAIAGDGSFMMNMQDMATIAKQNLPVNIVVFNNKQLGMIRQLQEVYQDKNYFSTCLRKDVSCPPDCSAGGENCPQEMIPDFVKLAESFVNFEAIRIEKVEDIKPAIEEAINSPKPYLLDFIMEEEETMFPMVVDGDSLDEMLLHKEEIK from the coding sequence ATGAAAAAACTGTCAGGTGCTGAAATCTTTATTGAGTCTTTGAAACAAGAGCAGGTAGAATTAGTTTTCGGATATCCTGGAGGAGCTGTTTTACCTATTTTTGAGGAGTTTCGCAAATCAAAAATTAAATTTGTTATGCCTTATCATGAACAAGTTGCTGTGCACGCAGCTGGGGGATATGCGAGATCAACTGGTAAAGCTGGAGTTTGTTTAGCAACATCTGGACCGGGTGGCACTAACTTAGTAACAGGCCTTGCCACTGCCCATATGGATTCTATTCCTATTGTTGCCTTCACAGGCCAGGTTCCAATGTCTGCTATCGGTACAGATGCTTTTCAAGAAGCTGATATCAGAGGTATAACTGCGCCTATAACTAAACATAATTATTTAGTTAAGGATGTAAATGATTTGGCAAAAACTATTAAAGAGGCTTTTTATATTGCTCAAACAGGTAGGCCAGGTCCAGTCTTAATTGATATGCCCAAAGATATATTAGTTCAAGAAGCTGAATTTAACTATCCCGATAAGGTTTATCTACCCGGTTATAACCCAACTAATAAGGGTCATAATTTGCAGATAAAAAAAGCTGCAGATGCTATTAACAATGCAAAAACTCCAATAATTTATGCTGGTGGTGGGGTAATAAACTCAGGCGGCAGTGAAGAGTTAAGAGAATTAGCAAATAAAACCGGAATCCCTGTTGCAACAACAATGATGGGGCTGGGTTCATTTGATAGCACTAGTGAATTAAGTTTAGGGATGTTAGGACTACATGGAACAACCCAAGCAAATAATGCTATACATAATGCTGATCTAATTATTGCTGTTGGCTCAAGATTTGACAATCGAGTAACAGGTAAAATTGATAAATTTGCTCCAAATGCAAAGATAATTCACATTGATATTGACCCTGCTGAAATTGGAAAACGTCTGGTCATTGATATCCCCATAGTTGGAGATGTGAAAAATGTTTTAGAGGTACTAAATAAAAAAGTAGCGAAAAATGAACATCCAGAATGGATGCAAAAAATTGATCAATGGCGGGATTTAAACCTTAAAAAAGAATATACACCTAAAAAAAATAAATTAACTCACCGGCAGGTTATTGAAGAAATATATAATGTTAGCCCTAAAAATACTATAATTACTGCTGAAGTAGGTCAGCATCAGATGTGGGCTTCCCATTATTATAAATATACTGAAGCTAGATCTTTTATTTCTTCAGGTGGTTTAGGTACCATGGGCTTTGGTTTTCCAGCTGCCATTGGAGCTCAACTAGGGAATCCAGATAAAAAAGTAATAGCTATCGCTGGAGATGGAAGTTTTATGATGAACATGCAGGATATGGCGACAATTGCAAAACAAAATCTACCTGTAAATATAGTGGTTTTTAATAATAAACAGCTGGGTATGATTAGACAGCTGCAGGAAGTCTATCAGGATAAAAATTACTTTTCAACTTGTTTAAGAAAAGATGTTTCCTGCCCACCTGACTGTTCTGCTGGTGGAGAAAATTGTCCGCAAGAAATGATACCTGATTTTGTTAAATTAGCAGAGTCATTTGTTAATTTTGAAGCAATTAGAATTGAGAAGGTTGAAGATATTAAACCAGCAATTGAAGAAGCTATCAATAGTCCTAAACCATATCTACTTGACTTTATTATGGAAGAAGAGGAAACAATGTTCCCTATGGTTGTTGACGGAGATAGTCTAGATGAAATGCTCTTACACAAAGAAGAAATTAAATAA
- a CDS encoding sigma-54 interaction domain-containing protein, whose amino-acid sequence MSIKNLHYIKRAFRETDVICIIDKNAKILYYNNYNDIHNKLGTEKVVGRPFLEVYPWLDWETSTALKVLKTGEAIVNQAQVMKLSDGTEVNAVNTAFPLKNKNGILGVVFLSYDINTMINTSEVEAVKKSENNIGSKYKFSDIITKNAEVMRIIAQLKKAAKYNSNILIYGETGTGKELFVHSIHNASNRVSKPFISQNCAAIPENLMESLFFGTTKGSFTGSEAKKGLFELANGGTIFLDEINSMPPSLQAKLLRVIENGRVRRIGGKKEYETDVRIIASTNEKLEDLLGSKRFRKDLYYRISVVNIEIPPLRKRKDDIQVLCDHFILDYNEKFDKDIRGIDTRVEKVFLSYDWPGNVREFKNCIESAFISNTKGNKIRIDDIPKYILKRIGSALAYKEDEVKFGENLSLKANVQNLEEKLISKVLEKADQNITKAAEILKISRQSLYHKLKKYNLNY is encoded by the coding sequence TTGTCTATTAAAAATCTTCATTATATAAAAAGGGCATTTAGAGAAACAGATGTTATTTGTATTATAGATAAAAATGCAAAAATACTTTATTACAACAACTATAATGATATCCATAATAAACTTGGGACAGAAAAGGTCGTCGGCAGGCCTTTTCTGGAAGTTTATCCCTGGCTTGACTGGGAAACCAGTACGGCTTTGAAAGTTCTCAAAACAGGAGAAGCTATTGTTAATCAAGCTCAGGTTATGAAGTTAAGTGATGGTACAGAGGTTAATGCTGTCAATACCGCTTTTCCTTTAAAAAACAAAAATGGTATTTTAGGTGTGGTTTTCTTATCTTATGACATTAATACAATGATTAATACTTCTGAGGTAGAAGCGGTAAAAAAAAGTGAAAATAATATAGGATCTAAATATAAATTCTCAGATATAATTACCAAAAATGCTGAAGTTATGAGGATTATCGCTCAGTTAAAAAAAGCTGCAAAATATAATTCGAATATTTTAATTTATGGTGAAACGGGAACTGGTAAAGAATTATTTGTCCATTCAATTCACAATGCAAGTAATAGAGTATCAAAACCTTTTATCTCTCAAAATTGTGCAGCTATACCAGAAAACTTAATGGAAAGTTTGTTTTTCGGGACTACAAAAGGGAGTTTTACTGGCTCTGAAGCAAAAAAGGGTCTATTTGAACTTGCAAATGGAGGCACAATTTTTTTAGATGAGATTAATTCAATGCCTCCTTCTCTTCAGGCCAAACTTCTTCGAGTTATAGAAAATGGAAGAGTCAGGAGGATTGGTGGAAAAAAAGAATATGAAACTGATGTCAGAATTATTGCTTCTACAAATGAAAAATTAGAAGATTTATTAGGTTCGAAACGATTTAGGAAAGATTTATATTATCGAATTAGTGTAGTGAATATTGAAATCCCACCCCTGCGAAAAAGAAAAGATGATATTCAAGTTTTATGTGATCATTTTATATTAGATTATAACGAAAAATTTGATAAAGATATTAGGGGAATAGATACAAGAGTTGAAAAAGTATTTTTAAGTTACGACTGGCCCGGAAATGTTAGAGAGTTTAAAAATTGTATTGAAAGTGCATTTATTAGTAATACAAAAGGCAATAAAATTAGGATTGATGATATACCCAAATATATTTTAAAGAGAATAGGATCAGCATTAGCTTATAAAGAAGATGAAGTAAAGTTTGGAGAAAATTTATCTTTAAAAGCTAATGTCCAAAATCTTGAAGAAAAATTAATTTCAAAAGTTTTAGAAAAGGCAGACCAAAATATTACTAAGGCAGCAGAAATCCTTAAGATCTCAAGACAATCATTATACCATAAATTGAAAAAATATAATCTTAATTATTAA
- a CDS encoding Na+/H+ antiporter NhaC family protein, which yields MKKNIKEMDKGNPVALIPLFVFLVLYLGMGIYFSMQGVEMAFYQFPAPIAALVGIVVAFLMGSGSMEERVSSFVKGAGENNVIIMCMIYLLAGAFSTVSQAVGGVDATVNLGLSIIPSQFLLPGLFLIAAFIATAMGTSMGTIGAVVPIAVGIASKAALPLPLTIGAVIGGAMFGDNLSIISDTTIAATQTQGVEMRDKFKMNLLIVLPAAILTLVFLFFSGETAVQASQYSYELIKVVPYIAVLFFALIGVNVFMVLFGGMLLSGLIGIVFGDFTFIAMAQEAYAGFNSMTEVFFLSMFAGGLAAMIRKEGGLQYLIYTISSKINSSKGAELGIAALVSVTDVCTANNTVAIIISGPLAKNIAIENDVDLRRSASLLDIFACVWQGIIPYGAQILLAGSLAKISPIQIIPNLHYNFLVLLAGLLAIYFAFPSAEKLFDKKAPAQQNKTA from the coding sequence ATGAAAAAAAATATTAAAGAAATGGATAAAGGGAATCCGGTAGCTCTAATTCCTTTATTTGTATTTTTGGTTTTATACTTGGGTATGGGTATTTATTTTTCCATGCAAGGAGTCGAAATGGCGTTTTATCAATTCCCGGCGCCTATAGCTGCTTTAGTCGGTATTGTCGTGGCCTTTCTTATGGGATCAGGTTCTATGGAAGAGAGAGTATCTTCTTTTGTTAAAGGTGCTGGAGAAAACAATGTTATTATAATGTGTATGATTTATTTACTTGCAGGTGCTTTTTCTACAGTATCTCAAGCTGTAGGTGGAGTAGATGCAACTGTTAATTTAGGTCTTTCTATTATACCATCTCAATTTTTACTTCCAGGCTTATTCCTGATAGCAGCATTTATTGCGACTGCTATGGGTACTTCAATGGGAACAATTGGTGCGGTAGTTCCAATTGCTGTAGGTATTGCTTCTAAAGCTGCACTTCCATTACCACTTACTATTGGTGCTGTTATTGGTGGAGCAATGTTTGGTGACAACTTATCAATTATATCTGATACTACAATTGCTGCAACTCAAACTCAGGGTGTCGAAATGCGGGATAAATTCAAGATGAACCTTTTAATTGTTTTACCTGCCGCTATTCTTACATTAGTATTCTTATTTTTCTCAGGAGAAACAGCAGTTCAGGCTTCACAGTATTCTTATGAATTAATTAAGGTTGTTCCATATATTGCAGTATTGTTCTTTGCTTTGATAGGAGTAAATGTTTTTATGGTTTTATTTGGAGGTATGCTTTTATCTGGCTTAATTGGAATTGTATTTGGTGATTTCACATTCATTGCAATGGCCCAGGAAGCATATGCTGGATTTAATAGTATGACAGAAGTATTTTTCTTATCAATGTTTGCCGGGGGTCTGGCTGCAATGATACGAAAAGAAGGTGGATTACAGTATTTAATTTATACTATTTCAAGTAAAATAAACAGTAGTAAGGGTGCAGAACTTGGTATAGCAGCTTTAGTTAGTGTGACAGATGTTTGTACAGCTAACAATACAGTTGCTATTATTATCAGTGGACCGCTTGCTAAAAACATAGCGATTGAAAATGATGTTGATTTAAGACGTAGTGCAAGTCTTTTAGATATATTTGCTTGTGTGTGGCAGGGTATTATCCCCTATGGTGCACAGATCTTATTAGCAGGTTCATTAGCTAAAATTTCACCGATTCAGATTATTCCTAATCTGCATTATAATTTCTTAGTATTACTTGCTGGATTATTAGCTATTTATTTTGCTTTCCCAAGTGCCGAGAAACTTTTTGATAAAAAAGCACCAGCACAGCAAAATAAAACTGCATAG
- a CDS encoding methyl-accepting chemotaxis protein, translating to MFFNSIKFKLIVVLLLIALVPLGIVSYFQIRNVENMIEDSFVESTKREVSQVDNAINLYFEQLKSNTRFLVENEYIKQVEDNVTKYLNNQNDSLMMTPSENGGVEEDIYYLFDDFAKTHPEVSYIYIGTKYGGMIQHPEGVVGSNYDPRERPFYEVALANEGQVVLTEPYYWEADDTINIGAVSTFNNSDGEFIGVLGIDIGLNSLTNLIKDITIGEEGFIILVDDQNNILAHPREASLTFENVSALGVEELSSNLDQDSKAFEAVMNGEEYLFNTYKSDGTSWNFISVIPKSELEAQINQMYKQIITIIIVLLILISLLALFISKKISDPIIEATNFSKEIAAGNLNAEKIKVKGNNELSILSEALNEMQEDLKDMISQINNIALDLSSSSEELSASGEGLEHSAEKVGESIEHVASGAEEQSAQTEESTALVSELSKEIDNIDKMSKNMKTETKVVMENIEEGSVSMDTSIDQIESVNQNTAEVSDSIGELGILSEEIGNIVNLINGIASQTNLLALNAAIEAARAGEAGRGFSVVADEIRNLAEESSKATEKIEELIKDIQEGVDNSVGKMNETEEVVQSSVDVIEKTKLSFDKVKEVSMKLSQIIENIDLKTNKVNTKGKEVAEIINQIASVSEESAQRSEEVASYSQEQLNSTKEVVRSAKTLAETAEKLTETVNKFNL from the coding sequence ATGTTTTTTAACAGTATTAAATTTAAGCTAATAGTCGTGTTATTGTTAATTGCTTTAGTTCCTTTAGGCATAGTTAGTTATTTTCAAATCAGGAATGTCGAAAATATGATAGAAGATTCTTTTGTGGAATCAACTAAAAGAGAGGTTTCGCAGGTTGATAATGCTATTAATTTATATTTTGAACAGTTAAAATCAAATACTAGATTTTTAGTTGAAAATGAATACATAAAACAGGTTGAAGATAATGTAACAAAATACTTAAATAATCAGAACGATAGTTTAATGATGACTCCATCCGAAAATGGAGGGGTAGAAGAAGATATTTATTATTTATTTGATGACTTCGCAAAAACTCATCCTGAGGTTTCATATATTTATATCGGAACCAAGTATGGTGGGATGATTCAGCATCCAGAAGGGGTTGTTGGCAGTAATTACGACCCGCGAGAAAGACCATTCTATGAAGTTGCTTTAGCGAATGAAGGTCAGGTAGTTTTAACTGAACCCTACTATTGGGAAGCTGATGACACGATTAATATTGGAGCCGTATCAACATTTAATAATAGTGACGGCGAATTCATTGGAGTTTTAGGGATTGATATTGGTTTAAATAGTTTAACAAATTTAATCAAAGATATTACTATTGGAGAAGAGGGTTTTATTATTTTAGTTGATGATCAAAATAATATTCTGGCTCATCCACGGGAAGCTTCTTTGACTTTTGAAAATGTTTCAGCATTAGGAGTAGAAGAATTAAGCAGTAATTTAGATCAGGATTCAAAAGCTTTTGAAGCAGTAATGAATGGAGAAGAGTATTTATTTAACACTTATAAATCTGATGGTACCTCCTGGAACTTTATTTCTGTAATTCCAAAAAGCGAACTGGAAGCTCAGATAAACCAGATGTATAAGCAGATAATTACAATAATTATTGTTTTATTGATCTTAATTTCTTTACTTGCTTTATTTATTTCTAAAAAAATATCTGATCCGATTATAGAAGCTACAAATTTTTCTAAAGAAATAGCTGCTGGAAATTTGAATGCGGAGAAGATTAAAGTTAAAGGAAACAATGAACTTTCAATTTTATCTGAGGCATTAAATGAGATGCAGGAAGATTTAAAAGATATGATATCTCAAATTAATAATATTGCTCTTGATTTATCATCATCAAGCGAAGAATTGAGTGCATCTGGAGAAGGGTTAGAGCATTCTGCAGAAAAAGTTGGGGAATCTATTGAACATGTTGCTTCTGGTGCTGAAGAACAGTCAGCACAGACTGAAGAAAGTACTGCATTAGTATCAGAATTGAGTAAAGAAATTGATAATATTGATAAAATGTCTAAAAACATGAAAACTGAAACTAAAGTAGTTATGGAAAATATTGAAGAAGGCAGTGTGTCAATGGACACTTCTATTGATCAAATAGAAAGTGTAAATCAAAATACTGCTGAAGTGTCAGATAGTATTGGTGAACTTGGAATTTTATCTGAAGAGATTGGTAATATAGTTAATTTGATAAATGGAATTGCTTCTCAAACTAATTTACTGGCTTTAAATGCTGCAATAGAGGCTGCTAGAGCAGGAGAAGCCGGACGAGGATTTAGTGTTGTTGCTGATGAAATTAGAAACCTAGCCGAAGAATCATCTAAGGCTACTGAAAAAATTGAAGAATTAATCAAAGACATTCAAGAAGGTGTAGATAATTCAGTTGGTAAAATGAATGAAACAGAGGAAGTTGTTCAAAGCAGTGTTGATGTTATAGAAAAAACAAAATTATCTTTTGATAAAGTTAAAGAGGTTTCAATGAAATTAAGCCAGATAATAGAAAATATAGATTTAAAAACAAATAAAGTTAATACTAAAGGTAAAGAAGTGGCAGAAATAATCAATCAAATTGCTTCTGTGAGTGAAGAATCGGCACAGAGATCAGAAGAGGTTGCTTCTTATAGTCAGGAACAGCTTAATTCTACTAAAGAAGTAGTTAGGTCAGCAAAAACTTTAGCAGAAACCGCAGAAAAATTAACAGAAACAGTTAATAAGTTTAATTTATAA
- the megL gene encoding methionine gamma-lyase produces the protein MEKKDLGKLGFQSLCCHAGQHADPQTGAHNTPIYQTSTFAFENVQDGSAKFAGEKEGYIYTRLGNPTQNALEEKMAAIEGAEAAIATASGMAAISSSVMAVAFAGDHILAHDCLYGCTHSLMEEILPRYGIEVTFADLSNLDNVEENMQDNTKLVYLETPSNPTLNLVDIEEVSKKAHAAGAKVIVDNTFMTPYLQSPLALGADMVVHSATKYIGGHGDAIAGVIAGKEEMLADIRMTTLKDFGGIISPFNAWLLLRGLKTLPIRVEKHNQNAMEVAEFLEAHDKVEKVFYPGLESHPQHDLAKKQASGFGSMISFELKGGHSAGEKMMNNVNLATLAVSLGDVDTLIQHPASMTHAPVPREERLAAGITDGLVRISIGIEDVEDIIADLENSLSVLADVEDESLTTV, from the coding sequence TTGGAAAAGAAAGATTTAGGAAAATTAGGTTTTCAATCACTTTGTTGTCACGCAGGTCAGCATGCTGACCCACAGACAGGAGCTCACAACACTCCTATTTATCAAACTTCAACTTTTGCCTTTGAAAATGTGCAGGATGGTTCAGCAAAATTCGCTGGTGAAAAAGAAGGGTATATTTATACAAGATTAGGTAACCCTACTCAAAATGCTTTAGAAGAAAAAATGGCTGCTATTGAGGGTGCAGAAGCAGCAATTGCTACAGCTTCTGGTATGGCTGCAATTTCATCATCTGTTATGGCTGTTGCTTTTGCTGGAGATCATATTTTAGCACATGATTGCCTATATGGATGTACACACTCTTTAATGGAAGAAATACTACCAAGATATGGAATTGAAGTTACTTTTGCTGATTTATCTAACTTGGATAATGTAGAGGAAAATATGCAGGACAATACTAAACTTGTATATTTGGAAACACCTTCAAACCCAACTTTAAATTTAGTTGATATTGAAGAAGTTAGCAAAAAAGCTCATGCAGCAGGAGCAAAAGTTATTGTAGATAATACTTTTATGACTCCATACCTGCAAAGCCCACTAGCGTTAGGTGCAGACATGGTTGTTCATAGTGCAACAAAGTATATTGGTGGACATGGTGATGCAATTGCCGGTGTTATTGCTGGTAAAGAAGAAATGTTAGCTGACATTAGAATGACTACTCTTAAAGACTTTGGTGGAATTATCAGTCCATTTAATGCCTGGTTACTATTAAGAGGTCTTAAAACTCTTCCAATTCGTGTAGAAAAGCATAATCAAAATGCTATGGAAGTTGCTGAATTCTTAGAAGCTCATGATAAAGTAGAAAAAGTATTCTATCCAGGCTTAGAAAGTCATCCACAGCATGATTTAGCTAAAAAACAGGCTTCAGGTTTTGGAAGCATGATTAGTTTTGAATTAAAAGGTGGACATAGTGCTGGCGAGAAAATGATGAATAATGTTAATTTAGCTACATTAGCAGTAAGTCTTGGAGATGTTGATACATTAATTCAGCATCCAGCTTCAATGACTCATGCTCCAGTGCCTCGTGAAGAAAGATTAGCAGCTGGAATTACAGATGGATTAGTTAGAATTTCAATTGGTATTGAAGATGTTGAAGATATTATTGCTGATTTAGAGAACTCTTTGTCAGTTTTAGCTGATGTTGAGGATGAATCTCTAACTACAGTATAA